TGGTGATACTTGAAATTCAAGTTGTCTTATTCTGTTAGAAACAACTATATCCTGAGTTATTTACAAAACTGAAGCAAACTGAGTTCTGCAATAACACACTGTGTCAAACCCATATTTGAAAACCTGGGCTGAATGAAGAGGAGTGTTTTGGCATTTCACAGATTCTTCTGGAAACACACATTTTCTAGCAGTAGTAGTTCAAAGCTGTTCTGCTTTGAATATTTAAGTAACAGTTTTCACATCCCATTAGGAGACtaaatcaatattttaaaagtgtgaAATGTGTGGATTTGTAATGCTATTTTCTGTGTAAATGAACATTGTGTGTCTAGACCCTAGTATGAAAATCAGCATGCAAACCAGTGCGGGTTGTTAATTTTGGATGTAAAAATTTTGCATGTgaccctcccctccccctcaacacggataatttttttttcccagttacaTATTTGTGGTTTAATGGTATTTGTTTTGAGTGATACTTAACTGAGGAAATAATATGTTTATCCTTTTCTCACTTCAGTGAAGAGCAGTCCAGACTGGCAGCAAGGAAGTATGCAAGAGTTGTTCAGAAACTGggttttcctgcaaaattttTGGATTTTAAGATTCAGAACATGGTGGGTAGCTGTGATGTGAAATTCCCCATCAGATTAGAAGGATTGGTACTCACACACCAGCAGTTcagcaggtaaaaaaaaaacaaggcttGTTTAGGTTTATTCTTGTTGCATATTGACTGTCTTAGAGAGTGACACCTGCTCAGGTTATTCCTTTGCACCAGAGGGAAACCTGCATCTTTGTTCTTGTCACTGCTCTGCCTCAGGTTTAACTGAGGTTGCCCAGTAGGAACTCATCAACATGATCCCTGCTGTGTTCTCCCAGGTTTCAGTGCAAGTCCACATCTGCTCTGCCCATTCCTGCAGATGAAAGACTGGAACATGTGTGTGCAAGCATATTTGAATACTGTCACTCTTTTCTCTTACAGTTATGAGCCAGAATTGTTTCCTGGCTTAATCTACAGAATGATCAAGCCAAGAATTgttctgcttatttttgtttctggaaaAGTGGTTTTAACTGGTAAGTGAAGACATTACCTTACTCCAGTAGGTTAGATTTAGACTGTATTACAGAGAACATATAATGACACCCAGAGATATATAGGTTATTTCCTTTTAAGGTGACAGTACTGAGAAAGAACAGATAGTACAGCATTCTGTGGATGAGAATGCACAAACCAAAAGACACGTTTGGCTAAATTCATATAAGCAGCGATCATGAATCCTTATTAAGCATTCAAGTGCCCAAAAAACTGTAAAAGCACAGGTAGTGTTTCCGGCAAATCTGAAAGTGCATTTCTCTGGGCTGGATGTTTATGACTGCACTCGGTGTTCTTTGACAGCTtggctggaggctgctgctaTTCTCTTTTGATATGGCAGCCAAAGAAAGGAAGATAGCCATGCTGTAGGACCACCTCAACCTCAAGCACTTCACCTAcactcttccttttcccctcatACTGAATCTCAcgatggaggaaaaaaacccacaagactCTCAGGAAAAAGGAGCATGTCCCTGCAGTGTGGCCAGTGGCAGGCGTCTGCAATGGTCTTCAAGGCCAGATCTTGCTTCCCCAGGTTTCACACTCTCAAAAAAAAGTTCCACCAGTGGAGTCTTTTTGCAGCAATGTCCTGTGGGCTGCACTTTGTGGTTGGGTCTCCTGTGGAAGTTGTGCATGGAAGAATCCATTTGCAAATGTAGGATGCACACAAAGATGCTAGTGAAAGTTGTGTCATTTACCAGCATAAACAGTGAGAAGCCTGGTAATACATGCTCTATAAAATGTGTGTTAAAAACAAAGTGATAATAAAACCAGGGATTTATGGATATGCATCAGTTTTATATAGAGTTGTGTACAAATAAACATTCTAAAAGCTAAAATTATTTGGTGAAAAGTACAAGGTAACTTGGTTCCCCCTCTCTTTCTAGGTGCTAAAGTACGAGCAGAAATCTATGAAGCATTTGAAAACATCTATCCTATTTTAAAGGGATTCAGAAAGACAACGTAACAGTTTCTGCATCTTTCGGAGAAATCAGGGGTATATTTTACAAGGTATTGTGTATGGCACGGCAGTAACAAGAGATGGACTTCCAGTGAAGCTGCAACACCAGGACTTGGACTATTTCCCAGTTAGTGCCTACTTTCCCTGATGCTCAAGGGGAACTGTATTCTTGATAATGTCTACTGAGTTACTGTGAGTTGCTTTACTGGGCTGTTCCTGGAGCAGTCCCTCCAAGTTTATTTATATTCTAGCTTTTAGTTTTAATGCCAGTTCTATTAATAGGAAATCCATAAGTTGGTTTAAAGACAAATGCGACTGTGTCACTCAGCGTGTAAACCACTTAAATTGCCATGTATATATGTTCTAACTTCCTTCCATAAGACCACggtttttataattttaagaacttaagcttttcagtttcttccaattttaaatttctttggTGCCAGACacattccctttttccagtattAAGCAAGACAGAataaatttattaatgaaaatggCTCACtgtacatatataatatatgccttccttctctttcctccttcagctCCACGTGTACAATAAACCCTGTTTATACAACTATGGGAACTGtcttaatgaattttaaaattaccCAGCTGGTAGAGTGAAAGACATTGAAAActgttttgggggatttttttgtttaatttaatcTGGATCTTTCACTAGCACATGCACTACTCCAAGTGACCTGTCATTTTGAGTATCTTCACAATGCTCTGGCTTGCTTACCAGCAGTGACATCCTTGGCAATGTCTAGCTTGAATATTTCTTGTATGCTAAAGCAAGAGATGACTGGTTGAAGAAGTGTGTGTCCCAGTATGTGTTGCCTTATCTTCAACACATGCGATTTATGCAAGTCTTAAATAGCTACACTTGACTGAATTGAACAAAAATCCCTGCTTAGCTTccagaattttttaaaaatactacttttgtATTTTACCAACTATGACAGCCTCACTATATTAGTATTCCTGTATAGTGTCAAAGACTAGTCAGTATGTACATGATCTTCCCTCTGAACTGTGCTTGACGTTTATAGGCTGagaactaaaaataaaccttttctcCAGTAAATTTCCATAATAGTAACCTCATTTCTATGACTTGCACATTCTTTCACATAGCTTTTATCTAAAACTAACCCAAATGTAACTGTGGTCTCTTTGTTTATGAAGTTGGTCTTCTATTCCAGACAAAGTGAAGTTTTGGTTGGCTTTGCTACTGCTGCTTGCAAATCCTGACTGACCTTAAGCCACAGTCTTCTAGAACTCCTCCCCACATAGCAGTGTACACCACTGTTTCTCCAGGTGTTTCAATAAGTGGTTTCACAGATCTTGCCAGAAAGGTGCTGTTTAGTAATGCAGCTTTGCCAGGGTAAGTTCAAAATAGCCAAACCCTGCATCCCCTCTAGTGCCACACTGCTGTGAGCTAGTGAATGTTACTAAGTGCTCTTAAACATAGCTGTATGGCTGTCCATGCTTTTGCAGGAATGGTTTGGGCAGGACAAGGGAATACCTAAATGAAGTAAATTCTATAGAAAAATCACCTGACCCCCCAAACTCTACCTTCTGCCCCTGCCCATCCTTTCTGCAAACATAGCAATAGCCAAAGGCATAAAGCTGCTGCCACAGTAATTTCAGCattatgatttaattttttcttgccTCAGCTATATTGCACTCAAGGAGCAAAAGAATCCCTGCAGAGGGCACTTACTTTTAATCTTCACCAAAGATGGCAGACTTAAGGTACCATTCAGCTTGAAAATCTGCTGCTACAGGCAATATGTACCAACACAGACACATTCTGGTAAGGCTGGCTGTGTTTAAACTGCTTCTGCATTAGACAGTCCCATACAGAAATAGTTTAGCTCAGTTAATAGTTTTAAGTCTGATAAAACACTTTTTGTGCATTTTACCTTGAATAAGCACTCAATCACAACATGTAACAACTGCTGAGTTACATTCTGTGTACCTTCTGAGAAACAGAAGTACATTTAAGTTGTATAGTGAAAGGCTACATATCTCTTAGTTATGACTTCCATACTCCTCCTGAGCATAAGCATGCCAGAGATCTTACAGTAGTCTGCTTCTCTCTGTGAATGAATGTTAATTTTTGAGTAGCACAAAGAAAATCCTGGCAGACAACAACCTAAGTTCTTGAAATCCAGTCAGAACAAAAGATACTTTGACCaattcaaaaatatttcatctttatttGAACTTAACTTAAATTCACTGAATAAATGCATCTGACTTCATTACTAGGTTGGAGTAAAAGCTCCTGTGGAGTGCAAGAGAGAGGCCATCAAGGTCTTACTTTTAGTTTCTATCAGTCAAAAGATCCACAGCCATCAGCAACTGTAGTTTAACCTGTCTGCAAAGCACAGATGCACTGAAACAAGGCAAGTATTCTATTTAGAAGATTTGGCTTCGTAACCTGAGGGAAGGCAAGCAGAGCCTGCAGAGAAGTCTTGTTTCCATATGAACTCctccatgtatttattttcctcaccACAGTTGTTAGCACAGGTGTACACCACCAGCGTTCCCCAGTCAATGCTCTCTCCAAGGCTGTCAACCTGAAGGTGGTTCAGGAGCTGTGGCATAATCTttcataaaggaaaaacaaaggtttAGAGGTAGAGCACAGCCCTCTAGCCTCTCCCTGCATGTCTTCTCAAAGCCGTTCCTGCCTTCATTTATGTTCTCCTACACTAAAATCCCAATCAACTACCTGGTAACAGAGCAGCTCAAATACAATAAATTTGGAATTCCCAACACAGTGTAGTAGATACACAGGGAAACAAAGGCAGGGCCCTACTTGAGATACAGAAGTTTTATCTAAGTGCTGCCTATCTTGCAAGCCTCCTTCCATTTGAAATTACCTTCATAGTTATGTTTTGTCTTTGCACTACATTAAGTGTATTCACCAAATATACACGTTCAGCATTCGAAATTCTACAGCCAAGTGTTTCCAGCCAGATGCATTTCCAAGTCACATCaggaaagcttttttattttttaatacacaatAACAGACTCCTATGACTTAAGAGATGACTCCATATTCACCAGTGCACCATTTTATAGATGGTGCAAATTATCAGATGGGAACCTACCTACTGTATGTGAAAGTCTTCAAGGAAAAAGCAGTTACAGTAGTAAATGAGGGTTCTGTACCATTTAACATAGTTAGCTTGTAGCAACTTCAACCACCCCACCCTAAATCAACACCTATGCAATTAGAGCCTGTTAAGTGTCAACTACATTGTCTATATTATCTGTAAATGAATCTACATACCTGGAATTCAAAAACCCTTCTGGCACCACATAAGCAATTTGGGATATCTTTTTCTTCAGGTATATTTTCACCTGATACCCAAATTGGGCCTTCTCCCTCCCGGCAATATCTTATAATCTGAAATAGAGCAGAAGTTAAGTTCTTGAGACTGTCTTTTCATCTTGGTATAGAACTGGTATTTAATGACAAAGCTGTAAGATGGTGCAAAAAAGGTCACTTCCTTGAAGTAATACTGATGGCAAAGTCTATCTGTTGCAAATGTGGTACCTTAAATAAGACAGGCCCTTTATATAAATTTTCTTAACCATCTGAATGATGGAAGTATTCATacagttttttttaatgaaccaGGGATAAATTGCAATGATTTGTACTGCTCCTATGATTCTCATTAAGGGACCCAGAAGTGTGAGGTCATGTATTTTATAGTCTTGGGACAAAGGAAGAGCAGATTGATAATTAGCACACAGAAGTGTGCAGAGAAGTCAGGAATGCAACCCAGCTCTTCCTGTTCCCAGTTACTATCTAAGGATTTATACAGGAAATCATGCATTATAAAAATATGAGTCAAGATGGAGATGGTAGGAGTGATGCATCTACTCCAAGCAGAGGTGGGAACAAAGTCTCCTACTTTCTGGTGTACACCTTAACCCCTCAGCTAAACTCCAGGTAAAACACAGAGATAGTATCTTCTTCCTCCACCATGTTAATGGATTCAGCCTGTGTTTCCTCTGAATAGAAGAGAGCCATGTTTCTATTCGACAATGAGGCTTTTTTTCAGCCTCTTGTGTTAGTAAGCAATAGCATGGGGGGAGATTTCTGGTTTAAACAGCTGACATTTTAGAGCCATCACCAATTTCTTCAAccttaaaaaatccaaaccaccCCTCCATGCAGCTGGTGACAGTGACAGAGCTCTTCCCTACAGTTTTGCTTCAGCTGAAAAGGGAAGCCAACAGGGCCAAAGGCTGGGGAAGGGTGCAATGGCTCACTACCTCCTTTGGTTAAACTGCCTCCCAGGATGGCAGGTCCCAACCCCACCAATGTTGgcttcaccccccccccccccgtgcctgCTCATCCTGACCAACTTCTGTTTTAGACAGGTGAGTAGATGCCAAACTCTTACTTCAGCATGAATCAAGTTCTACCCATAAGGAAGATGAGGGAATACTTCATGAGGGTTAAGGTGTGGGAAGGATGAGGGGCATCCCCACTGCCATATCTAACAGTAGGTACAGAAGGCAGTGAAACATTGTCCAGGTATAGCACAATGCTGGGCCAGAAACTCTTAAGATCTACAGCTGCCTCATCTTCTGACCTGCTCTGGTTCGACTGCTATTCGTTCTTTAAACATCTGGAAAATCCTGTCATCTTCAGTCTCATGTTTTGCCATAGCTTCCAGTGTCTCTTCATCTAAAGATTGACACGCTTcacctaaagaaaaaaaccccaaaagttaCAGGCTAATGCAAGACAGCCAGAAACTAAAAACAATACTGTACCTGTGAGTGCATTTTGCTCTCAAGAATCATTTCCAGTATTACAACACCAAAATGATTCCAAGACTTTCCCCCAGCCCACTTTTTGTGACAGTCACACACAGATCCATTTACTAGTGTTAGCTGCAGTTTTATACACAGATGTCCAAAGTGGAATGCCTGAAAGGGATGGAGTTGATCTACCACAGTTTGTGGCTCCTAGTGGGTATCACAGAGAATGCTGAACCTTCAGAACGTGACCTCTGGAAAGGCCACCTGTGCTGTGCGTGTGCCCGGCTTCAGTTTCTAGCAGGCAAGAATGCGTCTGTTACACTCCAACATTCACATCAACCTGGTGTACTGAGCAGTCTGAAGATGAACAGCTGGGAGCCCAGCAGCCTTCCCAGTACCACCACAAACAGTGCCTGGGTGTGTTCAAAGCTGCATGGTGAGCTGCAAACACATCATGCATttggggggaagaggggaaagtgCCTGCAACTCAGCTGCTTAATTGAAGATCAAATAAAATAGCCTCAGAACAGCTTTCTTTAGCGCAGATAAGCAGGTTTGTTATACATTTTCCATAAAATCAGACAAACTGAACTAAGTCAAGCCAATGTAACTTGTCATGTCAAGCCATGTAACTCAGCCTCCCAATTCCAAGAGTGTCCAAAAGCCCATGCTCAGGGTCCCCTATTTCTCACTTGTGTTGTTTCTTAACCTGCAGGAAGCACAAAGGGACACAGCGTAACTCCCAGCTACCTACAGCTTCACTGCAGCAACAGCCACTTCAACAGCTCCTGGGGTTGGGGCTTAGTAAGTCTCTCCCCTAAAAGCAACTTATATTATGGGATGTCTACCAAAAATGTAAATTACAAAAGACTGTAGATTTAGTCTTTTGGCACCACTAATTTACAATGAACACttagtattttgtattttaaagatatgATGCAGGCTTTGTTAGGAAGAATTATATCTTCCTACCTGCACTGCTTGTGACACGGAattccttttgttctttcagGTCCTTTGATGTCTCTACAGCTCCTTGTTCATCATGGGGATTTACGGTTCTATCAGCAAGCAATTCTGGTTCCTCAGGTTCTATCAAAATTTCATATTCTGGAAAAAGGAATTCGTTATGCTCTGGAATTGCATCCGCTGAGCCatctacaaaacagaaaacagatactATTTGTTATCTCAGATTTCACGTCCTTTTCCCCCAAACCACGCAACAAAAACAACAGTGTAAACACTGCACAAGCAAGTGTggttttgtcctgggttcagcagtagcagttatttttctccttcttaatagctggtgcagtgctgtggttctgacttttggcctgggaacagtgctgataacactgatgtttttagttgctgctcagtaatgtttactctgaccaaagactttctgagcctcatgctctgccagagaggaagggaagccaggaggaagcagagacaggacacctgacccagactagccaaagaggtattccataccacagcacatcatgcccaggatatagAACTGGaagcagttacctggaagggctagatcactgcttgggtcgggctgggtatcattcagcgggtggtgagcagctgtattctcttcccttgttattttccttatcattatcattattggtgccagcagcagtggtttgtgttatacctgagttactggactgttcttatatcAGCCCAggggagttacattcttttgattctcctccccatccctccaggagccgGGGGAGGCATAAGGGGCGGAGTGatcaagcagctgtgtggttctgaggtaccagctgggcttaaaccacaaaagGTTTACatccctgacctgactgaaaGACAGGAATGGTTTTACATTAATAACAGTAGAAAACCACAACAGGTGACACGTTGCTCTGATTCTCTGTAAATCCACGAGACAGAGAAGACAGACTGTAAACAGTGTTAGCAGccacatttttaaaaccaaaccctgcAGTTCAACAGCTCTGTGTATTTCCCACTCTAACCAGCATATGCACACTAGTCAAGCATACACCAGGTGCCCCCAGGCAGCACTAATTTAATGCTTTTCAACTGTATACTCCAAGTAGGCAAAGCTTCCACAAACACATCAAGTGTTCCTTCTGTGACAGCAGTGTTAACTATGTGCTGGTTTGTGCTTCAGGTTTCCACTGTTTcaatgaaatgttttgattaTCTGCCTCATAACTTGATTTGCACAAAACAACTTCTTATGTTCTCCTTATTTCCATTTCCTACAGAGTCTTCAAGACTAGCATACTGAACAATGGAGGACAGGGGCTACATTGCACACACCAAGTTTCACTGCTCCCTATTCATATATTTCTGAAGACTAAAAAACCACTTTAAAGATCTTGTAATTGTCCTTTTAGCACCCAGCAATCAAACAGGTGTATGAACGGGACAcaagagcagcagaagggaTGGTGTATGAAAATTGTTGCTAAAAGAGCACACTCGTAGAAGCCTCTCTTTTCACCTATTCATGGTATCCCGTGAAGGCAGCACCTATCTACATTCCTTCACAATTTCTGAATCTTAAAAGTATCCTGCAAAGCAAAAACATTGGTCTGCATCCTCTCAGcatttgaaagcaaacagagaTCTCTGGAAGACAACAAAAGTGCATCTTAGTATCAGCTTTCCAGGAACAACACGCTCTTAAGTTAAATGATAAGTAAACTTCTAAGAGAAACATCTTAATTACTGAGGGCTTCCTCGCAGCTTATCAAACAACACAGAAGACACAGCCACCTTTCCTGTCTCCTCTACAGGCTCATATCCCAGTAGCAAGTTGGGGTATCGGCAGTTGCATCGTCAGCGCTTGCAGGCGGGCACCCTGCGGCCAGACCGAGGGCCACCACAGCCCGTCCAGGCAAGCTGTGGTCGAGCCCCCCTCTCCCCCGACAGCCGGAGACCCACCTCCCCTATCGGCGTGCTGCTCGCAGGAGCGCCGGTGCCCTCGCCGCCAGTCCAGCACCTGGTGCTCTGGGCCGCAATAGCTGACTCGGCGGCAGCGCCCGCAGGCGTGCGGCCCCAGGCAGCCGCAGATACGGCAGAGAGCGGCGCCGCAGCGGAGCCTGCGGGGAGGACCGGCGGCGGCAAGCTCCGGG
This window of the Melopsittacus undulatus isolate bMelUnd1 chromosome 3, bMelUnd1.mat.Z, whole genome shotgun sequence genome carries:
- the PDCD2 gene encoding programmed cell death protein 2, whose product is MAAGVELGFAEAVGPAEAWRLRSAYFPSKVGGRPAWLGEEGLPGPAALRCGRCQQPCAFLLQLYAPLRDRPDAFHRTLFVFACRGAACYGLPGPHGPLRVFRNQLPRRNNIYPEEPPPEEPPPELAAAGPPRRLRCGAALCRICGCLGPHACGRCRRVSYCGPEHQVLDWRRGHRRSCEQHADRGDGSADAIPEHNEFLFPEYEILIEPEEPELLADRTVNPHDEQGAVETSKDLKEQKEFRVTSSAGEACQSLDEETLEAMAKHETEDDRIFQMFKERIAVEPEQIIRYCREGEGPIWVSGENIPEEKDIPNCLCGARRVFEFQIMPQLLNHLQVDSLGESIDWGTLVVYTCANNCGEENKYMEEFIWKQDFSAGSACLPSGYEAKSSK